In a genomic window of Pirellulales bacterium:
- a CDS encoding NAD(P)-binding domain-containing protein, which yields MSKLPVSCIIGAGSSGLTTAKALKERGLPFDCFELSDDIGGNWYYNNPNKRSSAYRLLHIDSSKSRMQYSDFPMPAEYPNYCHHTQVLEYFRSYARYFGLRELVTFNTGVDHAQRQSNGTWRVRLSTGEERVYDALLVGNGHHWNPRWPEPPFPGTFDGLEMHSHDYRDAERFRGKNVLILGMGNSAMDISVECSYVANKVFLASRRGAHIIPKYLLGRPADQWVMPGIPWWIARIFLAPMLRLQVGRMEDYGLQKPDHRLMEAHPSVSSVILDRIAHGDVVPKPNIAELAGDHVRFADGSTEQIDAIVYCTGYKVSFPFFDEDFLAAPDNNLPLYLRMFKPGIDNLFFIGLLQPLGAIFPAAERQACLAAEYLCGRYALPSEAKMRATTAAEHAAMLRRFVKSKRHTMEVDFDAFMAQLNRESRVGARRAAATGNRLPVPPRAGRTPLLASESGSDKT from the coding sequence ATGAGCAAACTGCCCGTCTCGTGCATAATTGGCGCGGGTTCTAGTGGCCTGACCACCGCCAAGGCGCTCAAAGAGCGTGGGCTGCCCTTCGACTGCTTCGAACTCAGCGATGATATTGGCGGCAATTGGTATTACAACAATCCTAACAAACGCAGCAGTGCCTACCGCTTGCTGCACATCGACTCGTCGAAGTCACGGATGCAGTATTCAGATTTTCCCATGCCCGCGGAGTATCCCAACTACTGCCATCACACGCAGGTGTTGGAGTACTTTCGCAGCTATGCCCGGTATTTCGGCCTGCGCGAACTGGTGACGTTCAATACGGGGGTAGATCACGCGCAACGGCAGTCCAATGGCACATGGCGCGTGCGTCTGTCGACCGGCGAGGAACGCGTATACGACGCATTGCTGGTCGGCAACGGGCATCATTGGAACCCGCGCTGGCCGGAGCCGCCGTTTCCTGGCACGTTTGATGGCCTGGAGATGCACTCGCACGACTATCGTGACGCGGAACGATTCCGCGGCAAAAACGTGCTCATCCTGGGGATGGGCAACAGCGCTATGGATATTTCCGTCGAGTGCAGCTACGTAGCCAACAAAGTGTTTCTAGCATCGCGGCGCGGCGCGCACATCATTCCCAAGTATTTGCTAGGACGTCCGGCTGATCAGTGGGTGATGCCGGGAATTCCGTGGTGGATTGCGCGAATATTCCTCGCTCCCATGCTGCGCTTGCAAGTTGGCCGTATGGAAGACTATGGACTGCAAAAACCTGACCACCGGCTCATGGAGGCCCATCCTAGCGTATCCTCGGTAATTCTCGATCGCATCGCGCATGGTGACGTCGTGCCGAAGCCTAATATTGCCGAGTTGGCCGGCGACCATGTGCGTTTCGCCGACGGCAGCACGGAACAGATTGACGCAATCGTTTACTGCACGGGCTACAAGGTCTCGTTTCCTTTTTTCGACGAAGATTTCCTGGCCGCGCCGGACAATAATCTGCCGCTGTATTTGCGCATGTTCAAGCCGGGAATCGACAATTTGTTCTTCATCGGGCTGTTACAGCCACTAGGCGCAATTTTTCCGGCAGCCGAACGACAGGCGTGTCTGGCAGCCGAGTACCTTTGCGGCCGCTATGCGCTACCGAGCGAGGCGAAGATGCGGGCGACCACCGCGGCCGAGCACGCCGCGATGTTGCGCCGATTTGTGAAATCGAAGAGACACACCATGGAGGTCGATTTCGACGCGTTCATGGCCCAGTTGAATCGCGAAAGTCGCGTCGGCGCGCGCCGCGCCGCCGCAACGGGAAATCGGTTGCCGGTGCCGCCGCGGGCAGGCCGTACGCCGTTACTCGCGTCGGAGTCTGGCAGCGACAAGACGTAG